The Daucus carota subsp. sativus chromosome 9, DH1 v3.0, whole genome shotgun sequence genome window below encodes:
- the LOC108200364 gene encoding cation/calcium exchanger 5 produces MALSLYSLPISLTILSTLLIFFINLSIPLKPPSQLPHRLLLNSPHQSCSSILDTPRLFRCQFSILHCSPSNGLINYFSLHFCVFRETPFVSIAFLGLCVLLQFYVLVKTAQSRFSVVVTKLVGHLSLSDSMGAVTLLALGNGAPDVFASVAAVGGGQARTGFGAILSAGTFVSAFVVGFVAIYAAPFSVLPGQFVRDVLFYLTAALFLFYVYLSAEIYLWQAVGFVAFYLFFVGVVFWMDLGMGRGKGKGGGGEDVGKGSVEVVVENVRSFEEGKPRFGFGQAFDQVSKVWAVPVSLLLKLTVPEPSPSEWSRFYRSANIALCPLLLLYTCKSFMPLDHPVTFLLPSTHFPLWSVVLIGSSSLAVLHYTVEKDPPKSEQMPIVIAAFVMSVFWISTVAGELLNCLAALGSLLQLPPALLGLTVLAWGNSVGDLVADVAVAKAGQPAMAMAGCFAGPMFNMLFGLGTALVIQTASVYPKAYELHFHVSIVVAFIFLLLSLMGSLLVVTWCRFRVPRLWGFCLVGLYIVFIIVSLIIAKFSI; encoded by the exons ATGGCACTCTCTCTCTACTCTCTACCCATCTCTCTAACCATCCTCTCCACTCtcctcatcttcttcatcaatCTCTCCATCCCTCTCAAACCCCCATCTCAACTCCCCCACAGACTCCTCCTCAACTCGCCCCACCAGTCCTGCTCCTCAATTCTCGACACCCCCCGACTTTTCCGCTGCCAATTCTCAATCCTCCATTGTTCTCCCTCGAATGGCCTTATCAATTACTTCTCCCTCCATTTCTGCGTCTTCAGAGAAACCCCATTTGTGTCCATCGCGTTTCTTGGGCTCTGCGTGTTGCTGCAGTTCTATGTGCTTGTCAAGACGGCTCAATCGAGATTCTCTGTGGTGGTGACGAAGCTTGTGGGGCATTTGAGCTTGAGTGATTCAATGGGGGCTGTGACTTTGTTGGCGCTTGGGAATGGGGCGCCTGATGTGTTTGCTTCTGTGGCTGCTGTGGGAGGGGGGCAAGCGAGAACTGGATTTGGGGCAATTCTGTCTGCTGGGACTTTTGTTTCGGCTTTCGTGGTGGGGTTTGTGGCGATTTATGCTGCTCCGTTTAGTGTTTTGCCTGGACAGTTTGTGAGGGATGTGTTGTTCTATTTGACTGCTGCTTTGTTTCTGTTTTATGTGTATCTTAGTGCGGAGATTTATCTTTGGCAGGCGGTTGGGTTTGTtgcattttatttgttttttgtcGGGGTTGTGTTTTGGATGGATTTGGGTATGGGGAGGGGGAAAGGGAAGGGAGGTGGGGGTGAGGATGTTGGCAAGGGTTCGGTGGAAGTTGTTGTGGAAAATGTGAGGAGTTTCGAGGAAGGGAAGCCTAGGTTTGGGTTTGGGCAAGCGTTTGATCAG GTGTCAAAGGTATGGGCGGTTCCAGTCTCTCTACTTTTGAAACTGACTGTTCCCGAACCTTCACCTTCTGAATGGAGCAGGTTCTATCGATCTGCCAACATTGCGCTTTGCCCACTTCTCCTTTTGTATACTTGCAAATCATTCATGCCTTTAGATCATCCCGTCACGTTCCTTCTTCCAAGTACTCATTTTCCTCTTTGGTCAGTTGTACTAATTGGAAGCTCATCTTTAGCGGTTCTCCATTACACTGTCGAGAAGGACCCTCCAAAGAGTGAACAAATGCCTATAGTGATTGCAGCATTTGTCATGAGTGTGTTCTGGATTTCTACTGTAGCCGGAGAACTTCTGAACTGTCTGGCAGCTCTCGGGTCACTTCTCCAGTTGCCACCTGCACTCCTTGGATTGACTGTTCTAGCATGGGGAAATTCAGTTGGTGATCTTGTAGCTGATGTTGCCGTCGCAAAGGCAGGCCAGCCGGCTATGGCCATGGCAGGGTGCTTTGCTGGTCCTATGTTTAACATGCTTTTTGGGCTAGGAACGGCATTGGTGATACAAACAGCTAGTGTTTATCCTAAAGCTTACGAGCTACATTTCCATGTCAGTATAGTCGTTGCTTTCATATTCTTGCTTTTAAGCTTGATGGGTTCGCTCCTAGTAGTTACTTGGTGCAGGTTCCGTGTGCCAAGATTATGGGGATTTTGCCTTGTCGGTCTCTACATTGTATTTATAATAGTGAGCCTGATCATTGCGAAATTCTCAATCTGA
- the LOC108203026 gene encoding uncharacterized protein LOC108203026, with amino-acid sequence MKRLSTRDISSFFTKKPTAVNAFQGQESEEKEIPETEINVGQATQPSHQDSSPSVTIPQGPQLDFDIVSLPQDPGKRKKLSDFHPNERDLVRRTYIQRGPCQPEDYEFPQTLFGTKERRFNVKWFDTWRSWLEYSVSKDAAFCFVCYLFKAEYTAGGDAFVNEGFRAWNRLSTIRDHVGKHTSAHNKAVVAMELFKKQRGSIITAFSKQTEEVMSAYRVRLEASITAIRWLLLQGLPFRGHDESENSMNKDIINACAKETTKAILEELDGGFFAILADESADISDKEQMALCLRYVNRKGEVCERFIGVVHVPNTTSLMLLAAIESLLMEYSLTFSQVRGQGYDGASNMQGAINGLKTLVLNECPQAYFVHCFAHQLQLTQVAIAKRNSDCGWLFVDVLAPLLNFVGGSSKRKEFLREKQATRVVEALSLGELESGSGLNQERGLGRPCDTRWGSHFKTILNVLDLYPVILESLDAIAEVSDTLDSNKAQELENRFPEVSKELLTCMSCFNPTNRFAAFDKSKLARLATFYPNEFSSTELLFFEHSLENFISSVREDERFWNLKTLGELSMKLVETGKYITHESVYLLLKLVLILPVATASVERVFSGMTQVKAKLRNSMGDQMLNDCLLTYQERDLFLKVKINDIVDRYQNMRSRREQL; translated from the exons ATGAAAAGGTTAAGTACTCGTGATATCTCAAGCTTCTTTACCAAAAAACCAACTGCAGTGAATGCTTTTCAAGGTCAAGAaagtgaagaaaaagaaattcCAGAGACAGAAATCAATGTCGGACAGGCAACTCAACCAAGCCACCAGGATTCTTCTCCGTCAGTCACTATACCTCAAGGTCCTCAACTTGATTTTGATATTGTTAGTCTTCCACAAGATCCcggcaaaagaaaaaaattgagtGATTTTCATCCCAATGAGAGAGATTTAGTGAGGAGAACGTACATACAAAGAGGCCCTTGTCAACCAGAAGATTATGAATTTCCTCAAACACTATTCGGGACTAAGGAGCGTCGGTTTAATGTGAAATGGTTTGATACTTGGCGGTCTTGGCTTGAATACAGTGTCTCCAAGGATGCtgccttttgttttgtttgttatttatttaagGCTGAGTATACGGCTGGAGGTGATGCTTTTGTCAACGAGGGTTTCAGGGCTTGGAATAGATTAAGCACAATTAGAGATCATGTTGGCAAGCACACGAGTGCTCACAATAAAGCTGTGGTTGCTATGGAGTTGTTTAAGAAACAGAGGGGCAGCATTATCACTGCTTTTTCGAAACAAACAGAAGAGGTTATGAGTGCATATAGAGTGCGACTGGAAGCATCAATTACAGCCATTAGATGGCTCTTGTTACAGGGGCTGCCATTTCGTGGACACGATGAATCTGAAAATTCCATGAATAAAG ATATTATCAATGCTTGTGCAAAAGAGACGACTAAAGCAATACTTGAGGAGCTGGATGGTGGTTTTTTTGCAATTCTTGCTGATGAATCTGCTGATATATCTGATAAGGAACAAATGGCTCTTTGTTTGAGATATGTAAATCGAAAGGGAGAAGTATGTGAACGTTTCATTGGTGTTGTGCACGTACCTAACACTACTTCATTGATGCTTTTAGCAGCTATTGAGTCATTGCTTATGGAGTATTCCCTCACTTTCTCTCAAGTTCGAGGTCAAGGTTACGACGGTGCGAGCAATATGCAAGGTGCGATCAATGGCCTTAAAACTTTAGTATTAAATGAATGTCCTCAAGCATACTTTGTACATTGCTTTGCCCATCAACTTCAATTGACACAAGTTGCTATTGCTAAAAGAAATTCAGATTGTGGTTGGCTCTTTGTTGATGTACTTGCACCTCTTCTAAATTTTGTGGGAGGTTCAtctaaaagaaaagaatttctTCGAGAAAAACAGGCTACCCGAGTTGTTGAAGCATTATCATTAGGCGAACTTGAATCGGGAAGTGGTTTAAATCAAGAACGAGGCTTAGGTAGACCATGTGATACTCGTTGGGGCTCTCACTTTAAAACAATATTGAATGTGCTTGATTTATATCCTGTTATACTTGAGTCACTGGATGCTATTGCAGAAGTTTCTGATACACTAGACTCCAATAAGGCACAAGAACTTGAAAATAGATTTCCCGAGGTCAGTAAGGAATTATTAACTTGCATGTCTTGTTTCAATCCTACAAATCGATTTGCTGCATTTGATAAAAGTAAATTAGCACGGCTTGCCACATTTTATCCCAATGAATTTTCAAGTACCGAATTGCTATTCTTTGAGCATTCACTTGAAAATTTTATCAGTTCTGTTAGAGAAGATGAAAGATTTTGGAATTTGAAAACTCTTGGTGAACTTTCTATGAAACTTGTTGAGACAGGAAAATATATAACTCATGAAAGTGTCTACTTGTTGTTGAAATTGGTGTTGATTCTTCCTGTTGCAACAGCAAGCGTTGAGAGAGTATTTTCTGGAATGACACAAGTGAAAGCAAAATTGCGCAATAGTATGGGAGATCAGATGTTAAATGATTGCTTGCTTACTTATCAAGAGagagatttgtttttgaaggtGAAAATAAATGATATCGTAGATAGGTATCAAAACATGAGAAGTCGTAGAGAACAATTGTAA
- the LOC108203027 gene encoding gamma conglutin 1, producing the protein MATSILKILVVFLSILSPGVLSKYQLPFQLDTLVLPVTKDSATSLHVTNIQKGTPRAATPLLVDLSNKFLWIDCERNYTSTTYQFPFCHSTQCSRVGNHYCHNCSAPARPGCHDNACAVMTTNPLTHWNVLGELGQDIVSIQLAHGPTSGVFVDVPQFIFSCAPSRLLAGPLPKDVVGVAGLGHNPVAIPHQLASHFGFRPKFGLCLPSSNKGNGVIFFGKGPYELDPGYDTVSHPIVGYTPLTIGPRGGYHIQVTAINIGKKALPFDISSFFRTKRGSFAKALISTTTPYTTLHHSIFMAVTKFFGDQLSWAPQIQPPVSPFGLCFNTSNIATSRMGPAAPSIDLLLQNENVTWTISGANSLVLARPDVWCLGFVDGGIKPRNPIVIGSYQLENNLLEFDLARSRLGFSNSLLFKRTTCATFNFTSTP; encoded by the coding sequence ATGGCTACTTCAATCCTTAAAATTTTGGTGGTCTTCCTCTCTATCCTATCACCTGGTGTGCTATCCAAATATCAACTCCCCTTTCAGCTTGACACCCTTGTGCTTCCGGTGACTAAAGATAGTGCAACGAGTCTCCATGTAACAAATATTCAGAAAGGAACTCCTCGTGCAGCAACTCCGCTTCTCGTTGATCTAAGCAACAAGTTTTTATGGATTGACTGTGAAAGAAACTACACATCCACAACTTATCAATTTCCATTTTGTCATTCCACTCAGTGCTCTAGAGTGGGTAATCACTACTGCCACAACTGCTCGGCTCCGGCTAGGCCAGGTTGCCATGACAACGCATGTGCTGTAATGACCACAAACCCCCTCACCCACTGGAATGTCTTAGGTGAACTAGGCCAAGACATTGTCTCGATTCAACTGGCCCATGGGCCGACATCTGGTGTGTTTGTTGATGTCCCTCAGTTCATCTTTTCATGCGCTCCATCTAGATTATTGGCAGGGCCTTTACCAAAAGATGTGGTGGGAGTAGCTGGTTTAGGGCATAATCCGGTTGCAATACCACACCAGCTTGCTTCACATTTTGGATTTCGACCAAAATTTGGCTTGTGTCTCCCTTCATCTAATAAAGGTAACGGGGTCATTTTCTTCGGAAAAGGACCTTATGAGCTTGATCCTGGATATGATACTGTTTCGCATCCAATAGTAGGGTATACTCCCCTAACTATTGGCCCTAGAGGAGGGTATCACATACAAGTGACTGCAATAAATATAGGAAAAAAAGCTCTCCCATTCGACATCTCTTCGTTCTTCAGAACCAAACGAGGGTCCTTCGCTAAAGCTTTGATTAGCACCACAACACCTTATACCACACTCCATCACTCAATTTTCATGGCCGTAACTAAATTTTTCGGTGATCAGCTATCTTGGGCGCCTCAAATTCAACCACCAGTGTCTCCTTTCGGCTTGTGTTTCAACACCAGTAACATAGCAACATCGAGAATGGGACCTGCAGCTCCGAGTATTGACCTGCTTTTACAAAATGAAAATGTTACTTGGACAATATCTGGAGCAAACTCATTGGTGCTGGCAAGACCTGATGTGTGGTGCTTAGGGTTTGTGGATGGAGGGATAAAGCCTAGAAACCCGATTGTGATCGGTTCATACCAGCTAGAGAATAATCTTCTCGAGTTCGATCTCGCAAGATCAAGACTTGGATTTAGCAACTCTTTGTTGTTCAAACGTACAACTTGTGCTACCTTCAACTTCACCTCTACCCCGTAG
- the LOC108202860 gene encoding heavy metal-associated isoprenylated plant protein 34 encodes MNKQDIMKMQSCVLRVNIHCDGCKHKVKKLLQKMEGVYSTSIDSEQGKVTVMGNVDPNALVKKLVKSGKHAELWGGAQKGSNNMMMNNMFKNMQMDNGSNKGGKDNNKPQQKGGKDQQKNLQQQQAQFQQILQQHGKSSKDFKMPSKDQKTVKFDFPVDDDEYSDEYSDDDYDDDDEYDDEDDEEFGGHGFDDHRNVQKFQDNKMKLGMGNGGMGMMNFGGNSKKGGFDLPIDVKGKKDGKDGKKDGKKDDKKEKGEKNKGGFSFKSLMGKSDGKKDGGKKSGEIGGKEGKKGGKDNQGGDGKKFDSKNFGGKNDGGKNGGGGKNSGKLQGEVKVNNGGKNKGGDGHNNGGHYGGGPGGDPYSNGSRGINVKGAAKHDGFHDMKSHNGGAAGRPMGQMGQMGSYPMGQMGNNPMGQMGGQMGSYPMGQMGSYPAVQGHPAGAISGGYYQGMGQGNPYNQQQQQYMAAMMMNQQQAAGGMYNPAMYGRPQHAMSYGPPPMMPPHVNDNITHYFNDENTDSCSIM; translated from the exons ATGAATAAGCAAGATATTATGAAGATGCAG AGCTGTGTGCTTAGAGTGAACATACACTGTGATGGATGTAAACATAAGGTCAAGAAGTTGCTGCAGAAAATGGAAG GGGTGTATTCAACAAGTATAGATTCAGAGCAAGGGAAAGTGACTGTGATGGGAAATGTTGATCCGAACGCACTGGTTAAGAAGCTAGTGAAGTCGGGCAAACACGCGGAGCTATGGGGAGGAGCACAGAAAGGCTCAAACAATATGATGATGAACAATATGTTCAAAAATATGCAGATGGATAATGGAAGTAATAAAGGTGGGAAGGATAACAACAAGCCTCAACAGAAGGGTGGGAAAGATCAGCAAAAGAATCTTCAACAACAACAAGCCCAGTTCCAACAAATATTGCAACAGCATGGAAAAAGCTCGAAAGATTTCAAGATGCCTTCGAAGGACCAGAAAACGGTGAAGTTTGATTTCCCTGTTGATGACGATGAATATAGTGATGAGTATagtgatgatgattatgatgatgacgatgaatatgatgatgaggatgatgaggaGTTCGGTGGTCATGGTTTCGATGATCACCGGAATGTTCAGAAGTTTCAAGATAATAAGATGAAATTGGGTATGGGAAATGGAGGAATGGGGATGATGAATTTTGGTGGAAATAGTAAGAAAGGAGGGTTTGATTTACCTATAGATGTTAAGGGTAAAAAAGACGGGAAGGATGGTAAAAAAGATGGAAAGAAggatgacaaaaaagaaaagggtgagaaaaATAAGGGGGGGTTCTCATTCAAAAGCTTGATGGGGAAGTCTGATGGGAAAAAAGATGGGGGTAAAAAAAGTGGTGAAATTGGTGGAAAAGAGGGCAAGAAGGGTGGGAAAGACAATCAAGGTGGTGATGGTAAAAAATTTGATAGTAAGAATTTCGGAGGTAAAAATGACGGTGGTAAAAATGGTGGTGGTGGTAAAAATAGTGGGAAATTGCAAGGAGAAGTTAAAGTTAACAATGGAGGAAAAAACAAAGGTGGTGATGGGCATAATAATGGTGGGCATTATGGTGGTGGACCTGGTGGGGATCCATATAGTAATGGTAGCCGGGGTATTAATGTGAAGGGGGCTGCAAAGCATGATGGTTTTCATGATATGAAGTCTCATAATGGAGGTGCAGCTGGTAGGCCTATGGGACAAATGGGTCAAATGGGTAGTTACCCCATGGGTCAAATGGGGAACAACCCAATGGGTCAGATGGGAGGTCAGATGGGTAGTTATCCGATGGGTCAAATGGGGAGCTATCCGGCGGTTCAAGGTCACCCGGCCGGAGCAATTTCGGGAGGGTATTATCAAGGGATGGGGCAGGGGAACCCCTACAATCAGCAACAACAACAGTATATGGCGGCGATGATGATGAACCAGCAGCAGGCAGCTGGAGGAATGTACAATCCGGCAATGTATGGTCGGCCGCAGCATGCGATGAGCTATGGTCCGCCACCGATGATGCCGCCTCATGTTAATGATAATATTACCCACTACTTCAATGATGAAAACACTGATAGTTGTAGTATTATGTAA